A stretch of Aedes aegypti strain LVP_AGWG chromosome 2, AaegL5.0 Primary Assembly, whole genome shotgun sequence DNA encodes these proteins:
- the LOC5576986 gene encoding LETM1 domain-containing protein 1, whose product MSLTLLRSLCRQQPRIQKQTTLALYRFCHQQEQKRDDGKVQQTETAKEKLAVKYSRENVKRNVQGYVFSRFFDYVKNYDKVLEKKFPSAMHVYRVFLVGVKEFFNDMKKLVKITKIVYTHDNDLRCLTRKEIELYYQMPRDMKKVAPVLLVSALPFANYVVFPLAYMYPRTFLTPHFWSIQQKVDFAQQDLKYRLQYNRRVFRCMQAKLDVMRKNNDPLCEQFGNILGLLGSGLHPTSEEILNIRDLFSRPPLHLNNLSSVHLKYLCKLHDLNAGLMRRYRLSERSYIVHHMDLAIKREGGVHNMPVESLKHACFVRGLNATNLSTESMIDWLNEWVKVSLVVNQDNISMFLHLPVMLSYNHPNNWILTH is encoded by the exons ATGTCGCTTACATTGCTGAGAAGTTTGTGCCGGCAGCAGCCGCGAATCCAGAAGCAAACAACGCTGGCCCTGTATCGTTTTTGTCACCAGCAGGAGCAGAAAAGGGACGATGG GAAGGTACAGCAAACTGAAACTGCAAAGGAGAAGCTTGCCGTCAAATACAGTCGAGAGAATGTTAAGCGAAATGTCCAGGGCTACGTGTTCTCCAGATTTTTTGACTATGTTAAGAACTATGACAAGGTCCTGGAAAAGAAGTTTCCTTCCGCTATGCACGTTTATCGTGTGTTTTTGGTTGGAGTGAAAGAATTTTTCAATGACATGAAAAAGCTAGTCAAAATTACCAAAATTGTGTACACTCATGATAACGATTTACGTTGCTTGACCCGGAAGGAGATCGAACTGTACTACCAGATGCCACGGGATATGAAAAAAGTTGCTCCGGTTCTGCTCGTTTCGGCGTTGCCGTTTGCCAACTATGTAGTGTTTCCACTAGC CTACATGTATCCTCGAACGTTTCTGACCCCACATTTTTGGTCAATACAGCAAAAGGTTGATTTTGCCCAGCAGGACCTGAAGTATAGGCTTCAATACAATCGACGAGTTTTCCGCTGTATGCAAGCAAAGTTAGACGTTATGAGAAAGAATAACGATCCTCTGTGCGAACAGTTCGGGAATATACTGGGCCTTCTCGGCAGTGGCCTACATCCGACGTCGGAGGAAATCCTCAACATTAGGGATCTTTTCTCGAGGCCACCTCTCCATTTGAACAACCTCTCGTCAGTACACCTCAAATACCTGTGTAAGCTTCATGATCTGAATGCCGGATTGATGCGAAGATACCGTTTATCGGAGCGTTCCTATATCGTACATCACATGGACTTGGCCATCAAACGGGAAGGAGGTGTCCACAATATGCCAGTGGAGTCGTTAAAGCATGCATGTTTTGTGCGGGGATTGAATGCGACCAATCTGAGTACCGAAAGCATGATCGATTGGCTGAACGAATGGGTCAAAGTGTCCTTAGTCGTCAATCAAGACAACATCAGCATGTTTCTGCATCTTCCGGTTATGCTCTCATATAATCACCCGAACAATTGGATACTGACCCATTAG